GAATTACCGAACTAAGCGGTAACGTCAAGTTATAAGTGTCAGGAGGCATTGGTATGCCTACCAGCTGGTACCAAGTGATTCCTATTGTGCTCGACCAAATTCAGTCACTGCAACCACGATCGGTCCTGGATGTGGGGATCGGATTCGGCAAATACGGAATGCTTATCCGCGAGGCACTGGAGGTACCATTGGGGCGCTATTACAAGCATCAATGGCAGATAAAGGTAGACGGGGTTGAGGTTTTTTCTGGTTACAAGAACCCCATCCATGAACA
The sequence above is a segment of the Clostridia bacterium genome. Coding sequences within it:
- a CDS encoding glycosyltransferase family 1 protein, translated to MPTSWYQVIPIVLDQIQSLQPRSVLDVGIGFGKYGMLIREALEVPLGRYYKHQWQIKVDGVEVFSGYKNPIHE